The genome window aaaaaaaaacacgtgTAAAAACAAGAATAAATTAAAGACCGCTAAGCAAATGAAATCTCAACACTGAAGATCTAAGCCGGATCGAGGCACCGAAATCGGAAATCCATCTCACTCTAAGCCAAAGTCACGGCCAAGAAAGTCCCGGCTAGTGCAGTACCAGCGATCACGACTCTTTCGATCCATCCAGCAGCGAAGGTGCCGCTGGGTGGAACATCGGACGCCGGTGGCTCAGACGAGGGAGagaatggtgatggtgatggaggAGGCGTAGCGCCAGGAGTGGGAGCCCCAGATGGAGGAGTAGATGTCGGTGAAGGAGTCGGGACAGTGGTTGGTGCTGGAGTAGGCGCTGGTGTAGCTGGAGTAGGTGCTGGTGTAGCCGGAGCAGGTGCTGGTGCTGAAGACGGTGTCGGTGATGGCGTCGGCGTCG of Tripterygium wilfordii isolate XIE 37 chromosome 13, ASM1340144v1, whole genome shotgun sequence contains these proteins:
- the LOC120012582 gene encoding vegetative cell wall protein gp1-like, encoding MIKLFLILGLLATSCVAQAPGAAPTPTPTTTAPTPAPTTAPPTPTPTPTPSPTPSSAPAPAPATPAPTPATPAPTPAPTTVPTPSPTSTPPSGAPTPGATPPPSPSPFSPSSEPPASDVPPSGTFAAGWIERVVIAGTALAGTFLAVTLA